Proteins found in one Zea mays cultivar B73 chromosome 1, Zm-B73-REFERENCE-NAM-5.0, whole genome shotgun sequence genomic segment:
- the LOC103637587 gene encoding uncharacterized WD repeat-containing protein alr3466: MRSMAEEQIEEASMAATVAVRTHSLTRCLQTHFSRAPPRASVSASSMASLTGSALSFARPVKTKMAEWNPEKDLLAMVTDDSKVLLHRFNWQRLWTISPGKCITSICWSPDGKIIALGTEAGLILLHDVETKMAEWNPEKDLLAMVTDDSKVLLHRFNWQRLWTISPGKCITSICWSPDGKIIALGTEAGLILLHDVETKMAEWNPEKDLLAMVTDDSKVLLHRFNWQRLWTISPGKCITSICWSPDGKIIALGTEAGLILLHDVEVCIWMMIKIVGVYCIFV; encoded by the exons ATGCGGAGCATGGCGGAGGAGCAGATCGAAGAGGCGTCCATGGCCGCGACGGTAGCGGTCCGCACCCACTCACTCACCCGTTGCCTCCAAACTCATTTCtcccgagcgccgccgcgagccTCCGTTTCAGCTTCGTCCATGGCTTCCCTCACCGGATCTGCTCTCTCCTTTGCGAGGCCCGTCAAG ACAAAAATGGCAGAATGGAATCCAGAGAAGGATCTGCTTGCTATGGTTACTGATGACTCCAAGGTTCTTCTCCATCGCTTCAATTGGCAAAGGCTTTGGACAATCTCTCCAG GGAAGTGCATCACATCAATTTGTTGGAGCCCTGATGGTAAAATAATAGCACTTGGCACAGAAGCTGGCTTGATTCTTTTGCATGATGTGGAG ACAAAAATGGCAGAATGGAATCCAGAGAAGGATCTGCTTGCTATGGTTACTGATGACTCCAAGGTTCTTCTCCATCGCTTCAATTGGCAAAGGCTTTGGACAATCTCTCCAG GGAAGTGCATCACATCAATTTGTTGGAGCCCTGATGGTAAAATAATAGCACTTGGCACAGAAGCTGGCTTGATTCTTTTGCATGATGTGGAG ACAAAAATGGCAGAATGGAATCCAGAGAAGGATCTGCTTGCTATGGTTACTGATGACTCCAAGGTTCTTCTCCATCGCTTCAATTGGCAAAGGCTTTGGACAATCTCTCCAG GGAAGTGCATCACATCAATTTGTTGGAGCCCTGATGGTAAAATAATAGCACTTGGCACAGAAGCTGGCTTGATTCTTTTGCATGATGTGGAGGTGTGTATCTGGATGATGATAAAAATTGTCGGTGTCTATTGTATCTTTGTATGA
- the LOC100216632 gene encoding Peroxidase 5-like precursor, producing MAVLHLQAAAVAVLLMATGLRAQLRVGFYDSSCPAAEIIVQQEVSRAVAANPGLAAGLLRLHFHDCFVGGCDASVLIDSTKGNTAEKDAGPNLSLRGFEVVDRIKARVEQACFGVVSCADILAFAARDSVALAGGNAYQVPAGRRDGSVSRASDTSNLPPPTANVAQLTQIFGTKGLTQKEMVILSGAHTIGSSHCSSFSGRLSGSATTAGGQDPTMDPAYVAQLARQCPQGGDPLVPMDYVSPNAFDEGFYKGVMANRGLLSSDQALLSDKNTAVQVVTYANDPATFQADFAAAMVKMGSVGVLTGTSGKVRANCRVA from the exons ATGGCAGTACTGCACTTgcaggcggcggcggtggcggtgcTGCTGATGGCGACGGGGCTGCGCGCGCAGCTGCGTGTGGGCTTCTACGACAGCTCGTGCCCAGCGGCGGAGATCATCGTGCAGCAGGAGGTGAGCAGGGCGGTGGCGGCCAACCCGGGCCTCGCCGCCGGCCTGCTCCGCCTCCACTTCCACGACTGCTTCGTTGGG GGCTGCGACGCGTCCGTGCTCATCGACTCCACCAAGGGCAACACAGCGGAGAAGGACGCCGGGCCCAACCTCAGCCTGCGGGGCTTCGAGGTCGTCGATCGCATCAAGGCGCGCGTCGAGCAGGCCTGCTTCGGCGTCGTCTCCTGCGCGGACATACTCGCGTTCGCGGCCAGGGACAGCGTCGCACTC GCCGGCGGGAACGCGTACCAGGTGCCGGCGGGGCGGCGGGACGGGTCCGTGTCGCGCGCGTCGGACACCAGCAACCTGCCGCCGCCGACGGCCAACGTCGCGCAGCTCACGCAGATCTTCGGCACCAAGGGCCTGACGCAGAAGGAGATGGTCATCCTGTCGGGCGCGCACACCATCGGCTCCTCGCACTGCAGCTCCTTCAGCGGCCGGCTGTCGGGGTCGGCCACGACGGCGGGCGGGCAGGACCCGACCATGGACCCCGCGTACGTGGCGCAGCTGGCGCGGCAGTGCCCGCAGGGCGGCGACCCGCTCGTGCCCATGGACTACGTCTCCCCCAACGCCTTCGACGAGGGCTTCTACAAGGGCGTCATGGCCAACCGGGGCCTGCTGTCCTCGGACCAGGCGCTGCTCAGCGACAAGAACACCGCCGTGCAGGTCGTCACCTACGCCAACGACCCGGCCACCTTccaggccgacttcgccgccgccATGGTCAAGATGGGCTCCGTCGGCGTGCTCACCGGCACCAGCGGCAAGGTCAGGGCCAACTGCAGAGTCGCCTGA